In a single window of the Papaver somniferum cultivar HN1 chromosome 8, ASM357369v1, whole genome shotgun sequence genome:
- the LOC113304776 gene encoding NDR1/HIN1-like protein 26, producing the protein MSQVLVDSPKHCAKKGFKVNKFINRKILYVFSTFFSTIIFLIFLIWLTLHPSKPEFFLKQADIYQLNLSSPHLLNSSIQITLVSKNPNTKVGVFYDQLQVYASYKGQQITVDEYLPPFYQGHEDSNILSASLMGISLPVSPSFGYEVSRDQTIGKLVFSLKINGRLRWKIGAWVSSPYRFIVNCVTIQAFGPNNAVGSGPLSAKQGSQCSTTV; encoded by the coding sequence ATGTCTCAAGTCCTCGTAGATTCACCAAAACATTGTGCCAAAAAAGGATTCAAAGTAAACAAATTCATTAACAGAAAAATCTTGTatgttttctcaactttcttctCGACtattatctttttaatttttctcaTTTGGTTAACCTTACATCCATCAAAACCTGAGTTTTTCCTTAAGCAAGCTGATATCTATCAACTTAATCTTTCAAGTCCCCATCTTCTAAACTCTTCCATACAGATTACTCTAGTTTCAAAAAATCCTAATACAAAAGTAGGTGTTTTCTAtgatcaacttcaagtttatgcCTCATATAAAGGACAACAAATTACTGTTGATGAATATCTGCCACCATTTTATCAAGGTCATGAAGATAGCAATATTTTAAGTGCTTCGTTAATGGGTATTAGTCTACCTGTGTCTCCTTCTTTCGGCTATGAAGTTAGCCGTGATCAAACTATTGGTAAGTTGGTTTTCAGTTTAAAGATTAATGGAAGATTAAGGTGGAAAATTGGAGCATGGGTTTCAAGTCCTTACCGGTTTATCGTTAATTGTGTTACGATTCAGGCTTTCGGACCGAATAATGCCGTCGGTTCAGGTCCTCTTAGTGCTAAACAAGGTAGTCAATGCTCTACAACTGTTTAA